A stretch of Clostridia bacterium DNA encodes these proteins:
- a CDS encoding HK97 gp10 family phage protein, with amino-acid sequence MTIHSKNQTTVEGLDELISAFQKLGDDALPYLMEGSNEAGSEVLRKAVDKVPVDSGNLKRKLKVVKAKKSAKYPYRVFSKVTFSRGAAYAVPLELGHNIIIGGKKVGVVKERPFLRPAADESKEEVVKTIAASMNKALGEMGGMR; translated from the coding sequence ATGACAATACACAGTAAAAACCAAACCACAGTTGAGGGTCTGGATGAACTGATTTCAGCATTTCAAAAACTAGGTGACGATGCGCTTCCCTACTTGATGGAGGGTTCTAACGAAGCCGGTAGCGAGGTGCTTAGGAAAGCTGTGGACAAGGTGCCTGTGGATTCGGGTAACTTAAAAAGAAAACTTAAAGTCGTAAAGGCCAAGAAAAGTGCTAAGTATCCATACCGGGTCTTTTCAAAGGTTACCTTTTCTAGAGGAGCTGCCTATGCGGTCCCTCTAGAGCTTGGACATAACATTATTATAGGTGGAAAGAAAGTGGGCGTTGTTAAAGAACGGCCATTTTTACGTCCTGCTGCAGATGAAAGTAAAGAAGAGGTTGTAAAAACTATAGCGGCCTCAATGAATAAAGCGCTTGGCGAGATGGGAGGGATGAGATGA
- a CDS encoding cadherin-like beta sandwich domain-containing protein, giving the protein MPGTHAFGTTFSWNGTLVAGLTAINGIELSVDTIDVTTHQSANYYKEILPGLIDPGEVSIEGQFDYTDVSGQQAMLADLNSRNARAGVITFPASTGSSWTFQGYITNLKIGDAPIDDKIPFSATIKPTGKPVFAVATTTGLTDLEISDSAELAPAFAISTTDYVASVLTGVSSVTMTPTASAGTITITANGASQEVASGSASSAILLGSAVSITVVTITVQETNKAPKVYTIRINRP; this is encoded by the coding sequence ATGCCAGGAACACATGCATTTGGTACAACTTTTTCTTGGAATGGTACTTTGGTCGCAGGGCTTACCGCCATCAATGGCATTGAGCTTTCGGTGGATACCATCGATGTTACCACACACCAGTCCGCTAACTACTATAAGGAAATCCTGCCCGGCCTAATTGATCCGGGGGAGGTCAGCATCGAAGGACAATTTGATTACACCGATGTCTCTGGGCAGCAGGCGATGCTTGCAGATTTAAACAGCAGGAATGCTAGAGCTGGGGTTATCACCTTCCCTGCTTCAACCGGTAGCAGTTGGACCTTTCAGGGATACATTACCAACCTTAAAATTGGAGATGCGCCTATTGACGACAAGATTCCGTTTTCGGCCACCATCAAACCGACAGGAAAACCTGTTTTTGCTGTGGCAACAACAACTGGACTAACTGATCTTGAGATATCTGATTCAGCAGAGCTTGCTCCTGCTTTTGCAATCAGTACGACTGATTATGTGGCGTCTGTACTGACGGGAGTTTCTAGCGTAACCATGACACCGACAGCTTCTGCAGGAACCATCACCATTACAGCAAATGGGGCAAGTCAGGAGGTAGCTTCTGGTTCAGCCTCGAGCGCTATCCTTCTTGGTTCTGCGGTAAGCATTACCGTTGTCACCATTACCGTTCAGGAGACCAACAAAGCGCCCAAGGTTTACACCATCAGGATCAATCGTCCGTAA
- a CDS encoding DUF3168 domain-containing protein, whose amino-acid sequence MELEEALTSYLLAYPGFTALIGDKLYPDELPQGIKLPAVIYSKVSDVKEHTLVGQNRLERPMLQFSVFASTKTAARAIANQLKIALCDFQGIMFGLEIQYIRLENEISSLERSSDSSIKVYTEILEFEINYVKE is encoded by the coding sequence ATGGAGCTCGAGGAGGCACTAACGTCATATCTGCTTGCCTACCCGGGGTTTACTGCTCTCATTGGCGATAAGCTCTACCCGGATGAGCTGCCACAAGGGATAAAGCTACCAGCTGTCATCTACAGCAAGGTTAGTGACGTTAAGGAGCATACCCTTGTCGGGCAAAACCGCTTGGAAAGACCTATGCTACAGTTTAGCGTTTTTGCCAGCACGAAAACCGCTGCAAGAGCAATCGCAAACCAGCTAAAGATTGCACTATGCGATTTTCAAGGGATAATGTTCGGGCTTGAGATTCAATACATCCGGCTTGAAAATGAGATTTCAAGCCTTGAAAGAAGCTCGGATAGCTCCATTAAGGTATACACAGAAATATTAGAATTTGAAATCAACTATGTAAAGGAGTGA
- a CDS encoding phage head closure protein, giving the protein MMKIGRLRKQIAIEVSMTGRDSFGAETSEWVQFAKVWAEVSPISGKEYVSFSQVNAEITTKITIRYLAGLTTEMRVLFKDRIFEIISIINYEEKNVSLLLMCKEVI; this is encoded by the coding sequence GTGATGAAAATTGGGAGATTAAGGAAGCAGATCGCTATTGAAGTTAGCATGACCGGTAGAGACAGCTTTGGCGCAGAGACTTCAGAATGGGTTCAGTTTGCCAAAGTTTGGGCAGAGGTTTCTCCGATATCAGGAAAAGAATATGTCTCCTTTTCACAAGTCAATGCAGAGATAACAACCAAGATCACCATCCGTTATCTTGCAGGGCTCACTACAGAAATGAGAGTGCTATTTAAGGACCGGATTTTTGAAATCATCTCAATTATCAATTATGAAGAAAAGAATGTCTCCCTTCTTCTGATGTGCAAGGAAGTGATTTGA
- a CDS encoding phage gp6-like head-tail connector protein, with the protein MRVESNDEDALIESFILAAEDLVEGILRFPLSSFEETIPELVKHAIYFTVSRLYEERNELDTEKLNDVLKELLFPYREVIW; encoded by the coding sequence ATGAGAGTCGAGTCTAATGACGAGGATGCGCTCATCGAAAGCTTCATTCTGGCGGCGGAGGATCTGGTAGAAGGCATCCTCCGCTTTCCTTTGAGCAGTTTTGAAGAAACCATTCCTGAACTTGTAAAACATGCCATCTACTTTACCGTTTCCAGATTGTATGAGGAAAGAAACGAGCTTGACACCGAAAAGTTAAACGATGTTTTAAAAGAGTTGCTTTTTCCCTACAGGGAGGTGATTTGGTGA
- a CDS encoding Head fiber protein, giving the protein MGYNTKNYTERGGDKTVIGGELAVTVEGKITFDGTELKPAAVQADSAATEVAGLVVDFNALLAKLKTAGLMASE; this is encoded by the coding sequence ATGGGATATAACACGAAAAACTATACCGAGAGGGGCGGCGATAAGACCGTCATTGGTGGTGAGCTTGCTGTAACAGTAGAAGGGAAAATTACCTTTGATGGAACTGAGCTAAAACCTGCAGCAGTCCAAGCCGACAGTGCTGCAACTGAGGTTGCAGGTCTGGTTGTTGATTTCAACGCCCTGCTCGCGAAGCTTAAAACCGCTGGCCTGATGGCATCTGAATAA
- a CDS encoding phage major capsid protein has product MSKIQELREQRAKVWEQAKAFLDEHRQENGLIGPEDNAVYEKMEDEVISFGKEIERLERQEMMDRELSAAISKPLASRPEKMSEEKTGRASDNYRTAFWGAMRNKINPSVQNALQIGTDSEGGFLVPDEYENQLIQALQEANLLRNLCHVINTSNGDRKIPVVASHGSAAWMDEEGAFAESDDAFTQVTLSAYKLGTMLKVSDELLNDSYFDLEAYIAAEFARRIGASEEEAFLVGNGTAKPTGLLNATGGASLGLTTASATAITLDEVLDLYHSLKSAYRKNATFLVNDATIKAIRKLKDGQGQYLWQPSVQAGTPDTVINRPVLTSQYMPTIAAGEKTILFGDFKYYWIADRQGRTFKRLSELYAANGQVGFLASQRLDAKLILSEAIKVLQQKA; this is encoded by the coding sequence ATGAGTAAAATTCAAGAACTAAGAGAACAACGCGCGAAGGTTTGGGAACAGGCCAAGGCATTCCTTGATGAACATCGACAGGAGAATGGTCTGATTGGACCTGAAGATAATGCAGTCTATGAAAAGATGGAAGATGAAGTGATAAGCTTCGGTAAGGAGATCGAACGTCTTGAGCGTCAAGAGATGATGGACAGAGAACTTTCAGCTGCAATCAGCAAACCTCTTGCTTCAAGACCAGAGAAGATGAGCGAAGAAAAGACTGGAAGAGCCTCGGACAATTATCGGACTGCCTTCTGGGGTGCCATGAGAAACAAGATAAACCCATCGGTTCAAAACGCACTGCAGATTGGGACAGATTCAGAAGGAGGCTTTCTGGTACCAGATGAATATGAGAACCAGTTGATTCAGGCTCTGCAGGAAGCCAATTTACTGAGAAACCTTTGTCATGTGATCAACACTAGCAATGGTGATAGAAAAATCCCTGTGGTGGCAAGTCATGGCTCCGCAGCCTGGATGGATGAAGAGGGTGCTTTTGCAGAGAGCGATGACGCCTTTACCCAGGTGACCTTATCTGCTTATAAACTCGGAACGATGCTAAAAGTATCTGATGAGCTTCTTAATGATAGCTACTTCGACCTTGAAGCATATATCGCAGCAGAGTTTGCAAGAAGAATTGGTGCATCAGAGGAGGAAGCGTTTCTTGTTGGTAATGGTACAGCCAAGCCTACCGGACTTTTGAATGCTACTGGTGGTGCTAGTCTTGGTTTAACAACAGCCAGTGCAACGGCCATCACCCTTGACGAGGTGTTGGACCTTTACCATAGTTTGAAGTCGGCCTATCGAAAGAATGCGACCTTCCTTGTGAACGATGCTACCATCAAAGCCATCAGAAAACTAAAAGATGGTCAAGGTCAGTACCTCTGGCAGCCTTCTGTTCAGGCAGGAACACCGGATACCGTCATCAACCGACCAGTCCTTACATCTCAGTATATGCCGACAATCGCCGCTGGTGAAAAGACGATTCTCTTTGGAGACTTCAAGTATTACTGGATCGCAGACCGACAGGGCAGAACCTTCAAGCGTCTAAGTGAGCTTTATGCTGCCAATGGACAAGTCGGTTTTCTTGCCTCTCAGAGGCTGGATGCGAAGCTGATCCTTTCAGAAGCCATCAAGGTGCTTCAGCAGAAAGCCTAA
- a CDS encoding Clp protease ClpP has translation MDKFWRWVVNEAGEPNARTLHLEGYIAESSWFDDDITPKQFKTELYGSGPLSDSIVVKIHSPGGDTFAAAQIYNMLKEYPGKISVHVDGLAASAASVIAMAGDEVCVSPLSVIMVHNPAMLIAGEVADLQVGINLLSEVKESIINAYQTKTGLSRAKISHMMDAETWMSANKAIELKFADKILYESEPVDEKSGGFIFDQMTVTNALRNKLPGIQARMKYLKANTDKDKEADPEKNVEFELPVTEDPKGPAISENQIPIAQLQKRLELIENWR, from the coding sequence ATGGATAAATTTTGGCGATGGGTGGTGAACGAAGCAGGCGAGCCTAATGCGAGAACCTTGCATCTTGAAGGTTATATTGCAGAGTCTTCTTGGTTTGATGATGATATCACCCCTAAACAGTTTAAGACAGAGCTTTATGGCAGTGGTCCGCTTTCGGATTCCATTGTCGTGAAGATACATTCACCAGGTGGTGATACTTTTGCTGCTGCACAGATTTACAACATGTTAAAAGAATATCCCGGAAAAATCAGTGTGCATGTGGATGGCCTTGCAGCCAGTGCCGCTTCTGTGATTGCTATGGCAGGTGATGAAGTGTGTGTATCTCCCCTATCAGTAATCATGGTTCATAATCCAGCGATGCTTATTGCTGGGGAGGTTGCGGATCTTCAAGTGGGAATCAATCTACTGAGTGAAGTAAAGGAAAGTATTATCAATGCTTATCAGACAAAGACGGGACTTTCAAGAGCAAAAATCTCACACATGATGGATGCTGAAACTTGGATGAGTGCCAACAAAGCCATTGAGCTCAAGTTTGCCGACAAGATTCTCTATGAATCAGAACCGGTAGATGAAAAGTCCGGTGGCTTTATCTTTGACCAGATGACAGTGACAAACGCTCTAAGAAATAAGCTACCTGGAATTCAGGCGAGGATGAAGTACCTTAAGGCAAACACGGATAAAGATAAAGAAGCAGACCCTGAAAAGAATGTGGAGTTTGAACTACCGGTTACAGAGGACCCAAAGGGTCCTGCCATTTCAGAAAACCAGATACCCATTGCCCAGCTACAAAAACGGCTGGAGCTGATTGAAAATTGGAGGTAA
- a CDS encoding phage portal protein, translating into MGQSVSGKIVNERSAMQTTAVFACVRIIAETVASLPLHTYQYKGDGKEKMYTHPLYRLLHDEPNPEMTSFTLRETMMTHILLWGNAYCQIIRNGRGEVVHLYPLLPEKMTVDRDSNGDLYYAYRKDGTTHYLGPEDILHVPGLGFDGVMGYSPVALAKNAIGLNIAAEEYGGRFFANNATPSGILSTQGTIKDPTKVRDAWQSAYGGVNNSNKVAVLEDGLQYQAISMPNSDAQFLETRKFQIEEICRIFQVPPHMVADLSKSSFSNIENQSISFVVHTIRPWLVRIEQAMNRKLFNESEKGQCFVSFNASALMRGDYKSRMDGYAIGIQNGFFSVNDVRRMENLDPISQDEGGELYLTNGNMLPLKMAGAYAKKALEASGGE; encoded by the coding sequence ATGGGGCAAAGCGTATCAGGGAAAATCGTCAACGAACGAAGTGCCATGCAGACCACAGCGGTTTTTGCCTGTGTGAGAATCATTGCAGAGACGGTGGCGTCTTTACCACTTCATACCTACCAGTATAAAGGGGATGGAAAGGAGAAGATGTACACTCATCCGCTATATAGACTTTTACATGATGAACCTAATCCAGAGATGACTTCCTTCACCTTACGGGAAACCATGATGACCCACATTCTCCTTTGGGGTAACGCCTATTGTCAGATCATTCGAAACGGTAGAGGTGAAGTGGTGCATTTGTATCCCCTTCTGCCTGAAAAGATGACAGTGGACCGGGATAGTAATGGTGATCTTTATTACGCTTACAGGAAAGATGGCACCACTCATTATCTAGGTCCTGAAGATATACTTCATGTGCCTGGGCTTGGGTTTGATGGTGTGATGGGCTATTCACCAGTGGCTCTTGCCAAAAATGCAATCGGTCTTAATATTGCCGCTGAAGAATATGGTGGTAGGTTCTTTGCTAACAATGCTACGCCAAGTGGTATTCTTTCAACTCAAGGAACCATCAAGGATCCGACCAAGGTAAGGGATGCCTGGCAATCAGCCTATGGTGGTGTTAACAACAGCAACAAGGTGGCAGTGCTTGAAGATGGCCTGCAATATCAAGCCATCAGTATGCCCAACTCCGATGCCCAGTTTCTTGAGACCAGGAAGTTTCAGATAGAAGAAATATGCCGGATATTTCAGGTGCCTCCCCACATGGTAGCTGACCTGAGTAAGAGTTCATTCAGTAACATCGAGAATCAGTCCATTAGCTTTGTGGTCCATACCATCAGACCGTGGCTGGTTAGAATTGAACAGGCTATGAACAGAAAGCTTTTCAATGAAAGTGAAAAAGGCCAGTGTTTTGTCTCTTTTAATGCTTCCGCCTTGATGCGAGGGGATTATAAATCCAGGATGGATGGCTATGCTATTGGAATTCAGAACGGGTTTTTCTCTGTTAACGATGTAAGACGGATGGAAAACCTGGATCCCATTTCTCAAGATGAGGGCGGGGAGTTGTACTTGACCAATGGTAATATGTTACCGCTTAAGATGGCCGGTGCCTATGCTAAGAAGGCCCTTGAAGCAAGTGGTGGTGAGTAG
- a CDS encoding terminase: protein MPFSEAHANHAINFIEQLKLTKGRWAGQPFKLLSWEKDLVSRLFGTLREDGTRQYRTAYVEIGKKNGKALAINTLLPTPAGWTTMEALKVGDEVFDENGKPCKVVSCTEVMYGHSCYEVTLSDKESIIADAEHLWQVEEYKPHRSPSCATRILSTEMMKDQIKFKNDCYHYRIPVQKALELEEKKLLIPPYMLGVWLADGSSYNASFTCNVNDLDIVEKLNRLGVELREWKSTNTGSVQLAFRNGDKRQAARNVSWQSKMRKMGLFCNKHIPNEYLRAAYEQRLELLKGLMDCDGYVSKAGECEYTTVSRKLAQDVTELIRSLGFKCSINEGVAKLDGKDYGIKYRIHFYAYRSNPVFSLQRKNERLKDEPEKPTKNSFRSIIDIKKVKSVPVKCIQVDSPSRLYLAGKAMVPTHNSELGAAIALYMLLADGEPNAEVYVAACDRQQASIIFNTSMNFVEGNPTLSKVTNLVRSTKRIVYPKTGSFYQVLSSDVKSKSGINASCVILDEIWTYPNPDLAKMLTTGSGDARMQPLFLYLTTAGNKLSGYGWEMHQKAKAVLDGSRIDPTFLSIIYGLEDDADISDEKNWYKTNPSLGHTIQIERVREHFSQVKDDPADLALFKQLRLNMWLKQEIKWMPMDKWDLCNYPVDPDDLEGRVCYGGLDLSSTSDITAFVLVFPPIEEGDKFHVLPYLWLPEETLYQRVRKDKVPYDIWHKNGFIELTEGNVVHYGFIEKFIEKLGERYNIREIVYDRWGATQMSQNLEGMGFNVVPFGQGFKDMSPPTKELMRLILSKQIAHGGHPVLRWMADNIVVRMDPAGNIKVDKEKSAEKIDGIVALIMGLARATVNPPDDVSIYDERDMIILG from the coding sequence ATGCCATTTAGTGAAGCTCATGCGAATCACGCTATTAACTTTATCGAACAACTGAAGCTGACCAAAGGCAGATGGGCCGGTCAGCCTTTTAAGTTACTTTCTTGGGAGAAAGATCTAGTAAGCAGGCTCTTTGGAACTTTGAGAGAAGATGGTACCCGCCAGTACCGAACTGCTTATGTTGAAATAGGTAAGAAAAATGGGAAAGCCCTGGCTATCAACACGCTTTTACCAACCCCTGCGGGGTGGACGACCATGGAAGCCTTAAAAGTTGGAGATGAAGTATTTGATGAAAACGGAAAACCTTGCAAGGTAGTAAGTTGCACGGAAGTAATGTATGGGCACTCTTGTTATGAGGTGACTTTATCAGATAAAGAAAGCATTATTGCTGATGCGGAACACTTGTGGCAGGTCGAAGAATACAAACCGCATAGAAGTCCAAGTTGTGCGACAAGAATACTCAGTACCGAGATGATGAAGGATCAGATCAAATTCAAGAATGACTGTTATCATTACCGGATTCCAGTGCAAAAAGCACTTGAGCTTGAAGAAAAGAAATTGTTAATACCGCCATATATGTTGGGTGTCTGGCTTGCAGATGGGAGTAGCTATAATGCGAGTTTTACCTGCAATGTAAACGATCTTGATATCGTGGAAAAACTGAATAGACTAGGTGTGGAACTTCGAGAATGGAAATCAACAAATACAGGTAGTGTCCAGTTAGCGTTTAGGAATGGAGATAAAAGACAAGCAGCGAGAAATGTTTCTTGGCAATCCAAGATGAGAAAAATGGGATTGTTTTGCAATAAGCATATTCCAAATGAATACCTACGAGCAGCATATGAACAAAGATTAGAATTACTGAAAGGGCTTATGGACTGCGATGGATATGTTTCAAAAGCTGGAGAATGTGAATATACAACAGTCAGCAGGAAACTAGCTCAAGATGTGACTGAACTTATTAGAAGTTTAGGTTTCAAGTGTTCAATAAACGAAGGAGTAGCAAAATTAGACGGCAAAGATTATGGAATAAAATATAGGATTCATTTTTATGCATACAGGAGTAATCCTGTTTTTTCTTTGCAAAGAAAGAATGAAAGACTTAAAGATGAGCCTGAAAAACCTACGAAGAACTCTTTTAGATCCATTATAGATATCAAGAAAGTAAAATCAGTACCAGTAAAATGCATCCAGGTGGATAGCCCTTCCCGACTGTATTTAGCTGGAAAAGCAATGGTTCCCACTCATAACAGTGAACTCGGAGCAGCCATCGCCCTGTATATGCTGCTTGCTGATGGAGAGCCGAATGCAGAAGTGTATGTAGCCGCTTGTGACAGACAGCAAGCCAGCATCATCTTTAATACCAGCATGAACTTTGTTGAAGGGAATCCGACACTTTCTAAAGTAACCAATCTGGTAAGGTCTACAAAACGAATCGTCTATCCAAAGACAGGCAGTTTCTATCAGGTATTAAGTTCTGACGTAAAGTCAAAATCCGGCATCAATGCATCCTGTGTTATCCTCGATGAGATTTGGACCTATCCCAATCCTGACCTTGCGAAGATGCTCACCACTGGGTCAGGAGATGCGAGAATGCAGCCGCTCTTTCTATACCTCACTACCGCCGGGAATAAACTTTCTGGTTATGGCTGGGAGATGCACCAAAAAGCAAAAGCTGTACTGGATGGGAGTCGTATTGATCCTACATTCCTATCCATTATCTATGGGCTGGAGGATGATGCGGATATTAGCGATGAAAAAAACTGGTATAAGACCAATCCGAGTCTTGGCCATACCATTCAGATAGAACGCGTGCGAGAACACTTTAGTCAAGTCAAAGATGATCCTGCGGATTTAGCTCTTTTTAAACAGCTGAGACTAAACATGTGGTTAAAACAGGAAATCAAGTGGATGCCCATGGATAAATGGGATCTTTGCAACTACCCTGTGGACCCTGATGATTTAGAAGGTAGAGTGTGTTATGGAGGTCTTGACCTATCATCCACCAGTGACATTACTGCTTTTGTATTGGTATTTCCGCCGATTGAGGAAGGTGATAAGTTTCATGTACTGCCTTATTTGTGGCTTCCTGAAGAGACCCTCTATCAAAGAGTAAGAAAAGATAAAGTGCCTTATGATATTTGGCATAAGAATGGATTTATCGAGCTTACAGAAGGGAACGTGGTTCATTATGGATTCATTGAGAAGTTTATTGAAAAGCTAGGAGAGAGGTACAACATAAGAGAGATTGTCTATGACCGTTGGGGAGCAACGCAGATGAGCCAGAACCTTGAAGGGATGGGTTTTAACGTCGTGCCATTCGGACAAGGCTTTAAAGATATGTCTCCACCGACAAAAGAACTTATGCGGCTTATCTTAAGCAAGCAGATTGCTCATGGAGGTCATCCGGTGCTTCGGTGGATGGCAGACAACATTGTGGTTAGGATGGATCCTGCTGGAAACATCAAAGTGGATAAAGAAAAATCAGCAGAGAAGATTGATGGAATTGTAGCGCTCATCATGGGACTTGCCAGAGCAACAGTAAATCCGCCAGATGATGTTTCCATCTATGATGAAAGAGACATGATTATTTTAGGATAG
- a CDS encoding phage terminase small subunit P27 family → MAGRGRPPKPTAIKELEGNPGKRPLNKNEPKPKQRAPKCPSWLERDAKKEWRRLSKELEAMGLLTEVDMAAFAGYCQAFARWKEAEEFISKHGSILKTNSGYIQQIPQVSIAQQNLKQIRNFCSELGLSPSARSRLNINNSANTIEGNAMEELLCNVPRAEDILKKCDD, encoded by the coding sequence ATGGCTGGGAGAGGAAGACCACCAAAACCCACAGCAATCAAGGAGCTGGAAGGCAATCCTGGGAAACGACCGCTCAACAAAAATGAACCAAAGCCTAAACAAAGAGCACCGAAGTGCCCGTCATGGCTTGAACGGGATGCCAAGAAAGAATGGAGAAGACTTTCAAAAGAACTGGAAGCCATGGGACTGCTGACGGAGGTGGACATGGCTGCTTTTGCAGGGTACTGTCAGGCTTTTGCCAGATGGAAAGAAGCAGAAGAATTCATTTCAAAGCACGGATCTATTCTTAAAACGAATTCTGGATATATTCAGCAGATTCCTCAGGTGTCCATTGCACAGCAGAACCTAAAACAGATTCGAAACTTCTGCTCCGAACTGGGACTCAGTCCATCAGCTAGAAGCAGACTAAACATCAATAATTCTGCGAACACCATCGAAGGAAATGCCATGGAAGAACTGCTTTGCAATGTACCAAGGGCAGAGGATATTTTGAAGAAGTGTGATGATTAA
- a CDS encoding DUF4314 domain-containing protein, producing MKMFTNKEIVERLKNQYPPGTRVELIRMDDKQAPPTGTQGTVVGVDDIGSIMVSWDNGSGLSIVYGEDSCRIIVG from the coding sequence ATGAAGATGTTTACTAACAAAGAAATAGTTGAGAGACTAAAGAATCAGTACCCGCCTGGAACCAGAGTTGAACTAATAAGGATGGATGATAAGCAGGCACCTCCAACCGGAACGCAGGGGACGGTAGTCGGTGTGGACGATATCGGTTCCATAATGGTGTCCTGGGACAATGGCAGTGGACTTAGTATAGTTTATGGTGAAGACAGCTGCAGAATAATTGTAGGGTAA
- a CDS encoding DNA modification methylase, which translates to MIIRKVPVTGINPAEYNPRKDLKQGDPAYEKLKRSMTEFGYVEPIIWNEETGNIVGGHQRYKVLIEEGHTEVECVIVKLTAEREKALNVALNKVTGDWEVEALADLIKDLEAQDFDVTLTGFDAAEIEDLFSQVHDKDVSDDDFDVEAALEEEPISKQGDIWLLGKHRLICGDSTQAETYERLMDGKKANLVVTDPPYGVSYDGSQGTIQNDNLKDEEFYRFLFDAFKNMESIMAMDASIYVFHADTKGYIFRKAFQDAGFYLSGVCQWVKQSLVLGRSPYQWKHEPCLFGWKKKGKHKWYAGRSETTVWEFDKPSKSSLHSTMKPVPLIAYPIKNSSSVNSIVVDPFGGSGSTLIACDQTDRICYTAEIDEKFVDVIAKRYTAHVGSDADVFLLRDGREIPYSDLKQEDSEVKVI; encoded by the coding sequence ATGATTATAAGAAAAGTACCGGTGACTGGTATCAATCCGGCGGAGTATAATCCAAGAAAAGATTTGAAGCAAGGGGACCCGGCTTATGAAAAACTGAAAAGGTCCATGACTGAGTTTGGCTATGTGGAGCCTATCATCTGGAATGAAGAGACTGGCAATATTGTTGGAGGGCATCAAAGGTATAAAGTTCTTATTGAAGAAGGACATACGGAAGTTGAATGTGTCATTGTTAAGTTGACTGCTGAAAGAGAAAAAGCATTAAACGTGGCTCTTAATAAAGTAACGGGCGACTGGGAGGTTGAAGCGCTGGCTGATTTAATTAAAGACCTGGAAGCTCAGGACTTTGATGTGACCCTAACGGGATTTGATGCTGCAGAAATCGAGGATCTCTTCAGTCAGGTCCATGATAAAGATGTGAGCGACGATGACTTTGATGTAGAGGCTGCCCTAGAAGAAGAACCAATTTCAAAACAAGGTGACATTTGGCTGTTAGGCAAACATCGATTGATATGTGGAGACAGCACTCAAGCCGAAACTTATGAGAGGCTGATGGACGGAAAGAAAGCGAATTTAGTCGTAACGGATCCTCCATATGGCGTTTCCTATGATGGGAGCCAAGGAACTATTCAAAATGACAATTTGAAGGATGAAGAGTTTTACAGGTTTCTTTTTGATGCATTTAAAAACATGGAGAGTATTATGGCTATGGATGCTTCTATTTATGTATTTCATGCAGATACAAAAGGCTACATTTTTAGAAAGGCCTTTCAGGATGCTGGATTCTATCTTTCAGGTGTTTGTCAGTGGGTGAAACAGTCTTTGGTATTAGGACGTAGCCCTTATCAGTGGAAACATGAACCGTGTCTTTTTGGATGGAAGAAAAAAGGGAAACATAAATGGTATGCAGGGCGAAGTGAAACTACAGTTTGGGAATTCGATAAGCCATCAAAGAGCAGTCTTCATAGTACGATGAAGCCAGTTCCATTAATCGCATATCCCATTAAGAATAGTTCTAGTGTAAATTCAATTGTTGTTGATCCTTTTGGTGGATCGGGTAGTACTTTAATTGCTTGTGACCAGACAGATAGAATTTGTTATACAGCTGAGATTGATGAAAAATTTGTGGATGTAATTGCAAAAAGATACACAGCCCATGTTGGAAGCGATGCAGATGTTTTTCTTCTGCGAGATGGCAGGGAAATCCCTTATTCAGATTTGAAACAAGAAGATAGTGAAGTAAAGGTTATTTAA
- a CDS encoding HNH endonuclease — protein sequence MPWKPKHICNYPGCQTLTHDRYCEKHKKEMTKRQNERSSKMYTYSWRKTSKEFLKKYPLCVNCKREGRLTPATEVDHIKPHGGDRKLFWNKKNWQPLCKSCHARKTAKEDGGFGNTLKL from the coding sequence ATGCCTTGGAAACCAAAGCATATTTGCAACTATCCTGGGTGTCAAACACTGACCCATGATAGATACTGTGAGAAGCACAAGAAAGAGATGACAAAGAGACAAAATGAAAGAAGCTCGAAGATGTACACCTATAGTTGGCGAAAGACCAGCAAGGAGTTTCTTAAGAAGTATCCCCTGTGTGTTAACTGTAAAAGAGAAGGAAGACTCACCCCGGCAACAGAGGTGGACCACATCAAACCACACGGTGGAGACCGGAAGCTATTCTGGAACAAGAAAAACTGGCAGCCACTATGTAAAAGCTGTCACGCGAGGAAGACCGCAAAGGAAGATGGAGGCTTTGGTAATACACTTAAATTGTAG